Proteins from a single region of Methanoculleus taiwanensis:
- a CDS encoding EFR1 family ferrodoxin (N-terminal region resembles flavodoxins. C-terminal ferrodoxin region binds two 4Fe-4S clusters.) yields MNIASVKLVYFSPTGTTKAVVQGIARGINHSTVELIDITLPDARKEPLKASEDELLVVAVPVYMGRVPALVMEWLQALQAHHTPAVCVVVYGNRVYDDALLELTNTVMEHGCLPVAGAAYIGEHSFSNAETPTAQGRPDEDDLRHAEMFGRTIREKLQSASSASRLSGVQVPGEYPYRGDPTLWTVDFIAVSDACSHCGVCAAVCPVGAIDADDCTVIDQERCITCCACIRKCPENARTMKPGLVKDASKRLHTLYQERKDPEYFV; encoded by the coding sequence ATGAACATAGCATCGGTGAAACTGGTATATTTCTCACCGACGGGAACAACGAAAGCGGTGGTGCAGGGTATTGCACGAGGAATAAACCACAGCACGGTGGAACTCATCGACATTACCCTGCCGGATGCCCGGAAAGAACCGCTCAAGGCATCGGAGGATGAATTGCTGGTTGTTGCCGTGCCGGTGTATATGGGGAGAGTGCCGGCCCTCGTAATGGAGTGGCTGCAGGCACTGCAGGCTCACCATACGCCTGCGGTCTGTGTCGTCGTCTACGGGAATCGGGTCTACGACGATGCACTCCTCGAACTGACGAATACCGTAATGGAACACGGGTGTCTGCCCGTTGCCGGTGCGGCCTATATCGGAGAACACTCATTCTCAAATGCCGAGACACCGACGGCACAGGGGCGTCCCGATGAGGACGACCTGCGCCACGCAGAGATGTTCGGACGGACAATCCGGGAGAAACTGCAGTCTGCCTCGTCGGCCTCCCGGCTTTCAGGGGTGCAGGTTCCGGGCGAGTACCCCTACCGGGGAGACCCAACACTATGGACGGTCGATTTTATCGCCGTCAGTGATGCGTGTTCGCACTGCGGCGTCTGCGCAGCAGTCTGTCCGGTGGGCGCTATCGATGCAGACGATTGTACGGTGATCGATCAGGAGAGATGCATCACCTGCTGTGCGTGTATCAGGAAATGCCCGGAAAACGCCAGAACCATGAAACCAGGCCTGGTTAAGGACGCTTCAAAGAGGCTGCATACCCTGTATCAGGAACGAAAGGATCCGGAATACTTTGTATAG
- a CDS encoding flavodoxin family protein, translating to MRKPKVVAFNGSPRRDGNTSILIRHIFDELEHEGIETELVRVGGQLIRGCTDCRRCYENRDRRCVFDDDIVNDCIGKMIDADGIILGSPVYFLDVTAEMKALIDRAGVVSRANGGLFRRKAGTAAAAVRRSGANHTVDTLLHFMLYSGMIVPGIPAIGIGRDIGDVLKDEEGIARAKEVGKNMAWLLKMMARASQTEEIV from the coding sequence ATGAGAAAACCAAAAGTTGTTGCATTTAATGGGAGCCCCCGGAGAGACGGCAACACGTCCATCCTGATCCGGCATATCTTCGACGAACTTGAGCACGAAGGCATCGAGACGGAACTTGTCCGGGTCGGCGGGCAGCTGATCCGGGGATGCACGGATTGCCGGAGATGTTACGAGAACCGTGACCGCCGGTGCGTCTTTGACGACGATATCGTGAACGACTGCATCGGGAAGATGATCGACGCCGACGGGATCATCCTCGGCTCCCCGGTCTATTTCCTTGACGTCACAGCCGAGATGAAAGCCCTGATCGACCGGGCAGGCGTTGTATCCAGGGCAAACGGCGGGCTGTTCCGGCGCAAGGCGGGGACTGCCGCGGCGGCGGTGCGGCGATCCGGTGCGAACCATACCGTCGATACCCTGCTGCATTTCATGCTCTACAGCGGGATGATCGTCCCGGGAATCCCGGCGATCGGTATCGGCCGGGATATCGGCGACGTCCTGAAGGATGAAGAAGGCATAGCACGGGCAAAAGAGGTCGGAAAGAACATGGCCTGGCTACTGAAGATGATGGCACGCGCTAGTCAGACGGAGGAGATCGTATGA
- the nudC gene encoding NAD(+) diphosphatase: MDHTARFAVDCLHKQYPEPDLLPEDACLIFVRDGSVCVRKGSTPTILEKVSADLPEGLKRDARYLGHRGSVPCYAVEVGDLPLPEGLAYSGVRELAGLIPDEELAVAGLAVQIIDYDRTTRFCGRCGMPTEPAKTERAKICPSCRRVTYPRLSPAVIVLVRNDNAVLMVRGTGAAPGRYGLIAGFVEPGETIEDAVRREVREEAGIAIKNIRYRASEPWPFPDSLMLGFVADYDGGETAPDGVEIESAVWFDRDHLPDLPPKFGITRALIDDWAAAVSVPELQ; encoded by the coding sequence ATGGATCATACGGCGCGGTTTGCAGTCGACTGCCTGCATAAGCAGTACCCGGAACCGGACCTGCTCCCCGAAGATGCATGCCTGATCTTTGTCCGTGACGGAAGCGTCTGCGTCAGGAAAGGGAGCACGCCGACCATCCTTGAAAAGGTATCGGCGGATCTTCCGGAAGGGCTCAAGAGGGATGCCCGGTACCTCGGCCACCGGGGATCGGTTCCCTGCTATGCCGTCGAGGTCGGCGACCTGCCTCTGCCCGAAGGGCTGGCATACTCCGGTGTACGCGAACTTGCCGGGCTCATCCCGGACGAGGAACTTGCCGTTGCCGGGCTTGCGGTTCAGATAATCGACTACGACCGGACCACCCGGTTCTGCGGGAGGTGCGGCATGCCGACAGAACCTGCGAAAACCGAGCGGGCCAAAATCTGTCCGTCCTGCCGCCGGGTCACCTATCCCCGGCTCTCCCCGGCGGTCATCGTCCTCGTACGAAACGACAACGCTGTCCTCATGGTCCGGGGAACCGGGGCGGCACCCGGCAGGTACGGCCTCATCGCCGGTTTTGTCGAGCCCGGCGAGACGATCGAGGATGCCGTACGCCGCGAAGTCCGTGAGGAGGCGGGGATTGCGATCAAAAATATCCGGTATCGTGCAAGCGAACCGTGGCCGTTCCCCGATTCACTCATGCTCGGGTTCGTCGCCGACTACGACGGAGGCGAGACTGCCCCGGACGGCGTTGAGATTGAGAGCGCTGTCTGGTTCGACCGGGACCATCTCCCGGATCTTCCGCCGAAGTTCGGTATCACCCGTGCGCTCATCGACGACTGGGCAGCTGCCGTCAGCGTACCGGAATTGCAGTGA